A region of the Fibrobacter succinogenes genome:
CGCTCTCGCTTTTTGCGGACTTGCTATTTATGGCGTAAATACATTCGATGAAAATTTGTACAACGATCCAGAATATAAGTATTATAAGGCATATCAATATAAGCGGTCTTTTTTTGGTGATGGCGCTCATTATGATAAAGAAGCTATATCTGATGAACTTGAAGAACGGGGAATGATTCCGCTTGATTTTAAATTGTTGTGTGCTTGGAATTTTTATGACACACAAGTTTTTAGCGCCGATAGCTTGGATGCTATTATCAAGATTGCAAATAGAAATGTTTATGTTGAAAACAAGCAACGTTTACCCGCAGCGGTTGCTATGGGAATTTCCAATGCTTTTACGCGGAATATGGCGTGGTGCTGGTGTTTTATTTGCATATTGATTCTTTTGTTTACGGGAAAAAAGTCTAGGATGTACCCTTGGGGCTCACTTGTGTTGGTTGTGGCTTCGTATATGTATTTGCTGCAATTGAATCGCTTGGTATCGCATGTAGAAATGGGAATCTGGCTTTATGCCGCGGTTATGGGAATCCCGCTTTTACAAAAGGACAATACTGTTGCGGGTGTTTCTAGTAAAATTTCCAGCCGTTTGCCGATAATTGTATCGTTGTTTGCGTTAGTGTTTTTAGCGGGTACGATTCTTTCGTTGCCGAAAGAAGATCGGAATCGCGCCGTTTTTGCTGTGCCCGAAATGTCCAAGGACTGGCGTGAATTTTTGGAGTATGCAAATAAAAATATAGGCGATGTTTATTTGCTTTCTTTTTATCAATATAAGGATCTTGGTCTTGTCAAGAATGCTCCGTATGAGGCTGCAAAGCCTAGTAGCTGGCAGAATATAATCCCGATTGGATATTGGAATATTAACCTGCCGGGGATGAAACGTGAACTTGAAAAACGGGGCGTTGAAAATCCGTTACGTGATATTGTCAAAGACAATGTTTATACAATCGAAATGGGAAATTCTCCTATTTACCAGTTGTTCTACAAAATCCATTACCATAAGAATTTGAGCGTTGATACGGTACAGACGTTTGGTGATTTGATGATTTTGAAATATCGCGAGGTGTCTGATGAAAAAAATGCAGAAGATTAATTTAGCGGTATTTCTAGCGTTCATTGTGTTTGTTATTCCGCTTTCTTATGTTATGGGTTCTGATTTCATGGGGAAACAGGAAAAACCTTGGCACATGCAGGGCGCCATTCACGAAGATTCTCTTTCGCAAGAATATCTCAGTAAATACAAGATCTTAGATAAAGTACCTGTAACGTTGCAAATAGAACGCCACAAAGAGAAACGTGTTTTGATTTTGATCGATGCTTGGGGCGTTCCGTTTGACGAAAAAAAACTGGCAAAAGAATTTGCCGTATTTAAGGATGTTCCGCATGAATACGCGATTCATAAGAGGCTGAAAAATGTAACAGCCCATGCGGAAAAAGTTGAATTTCGGGCGGATTCTCTAGACTCGCTCGTTGTAGTCGATATGCTTGATAGAATTGAACCGTTGTTGATGATACCTGATTATAGAACCATGGCTTTGACGATTCACGGTTCGAAATATGGTTCTGAAGAAATTTTGCAAAATATCTTAAAAGAAATTGCGAAGTTAATAAAAAAATTTCCTGACGTACAATTTATAGTGCAAGGGGCGCATCGACCAATTTTGGGGACTCCCGAAACACGCCGGAAATATTATGCCCACTGGGTTCCGGTGGTGATATTAAATTGATTGTATTGTAAAAATTACAATATTTTTTAGTCCAAAATCTTCATAAAAGCGTGTTAATTATATGGATGGAGAGCGTTTTTCCATTCAAAAAAAATGGAGATTTTAGAGTGAATATAGATGAATAATGCCTGTTTGAAACTTTCGAACAACGAAATGATATTGAAAGTGCCAGAAAACAGTTTGAGGGGCAAAAATATCTTGACCCGAAATGCGACCCGGCGTTTAGGGCTTTGTTTGATAGCGAGGATGCGCTTGTGAATTTTTTAAATGCAATTTTGCACCTAGATGGGGAGAATACAATTCAGTCTCTGACTTACACGGTTCAACAAGAAGAAATATTTCGTTTGCCCGAACCATATCGCGTCAAGTTTGATATCGGAGCTCGAACCAAGGCCGGAAAGCGTATTGATGTTGAAATGCAGCAACTTAAACTGAACGACTATGTTGACCGCATGATGATATATAATGCATTTTTGCTGCTGCGTTCAAAAAACGACTACAACAAGGAAATTGATTTTCGGAATCTTCCTGATGCCCAAAAGAAAAAATACCGTTATAAATTACCCGAAATCTATTCCATTTGGATTTTAGATTATCCTGTTCAGTTTATGGAGAATGTTTATCGTGATGAAGTCTGTCTTTATAATCTGTCTAGCGTTGGCAAAGAAGGTTGTGTTCCAATTTCCACGAAAAATAAGTATATTATTGTAGACCTAACCAAATTTAATAAGCCGAAAGACAAACTCGAAAACGATGAGGATCGTTGGCTTTACATTTTGAAGAATGCCGGTTCTTCAAGTTCACTGCCTGAATTCGATAATCCGACTTTCGAGGACGCCCTAAGGCGAATTGAATGTGACTCGGCAAACGACGAACTCTTAATCAGGCAGGCGAATATGAAAGATTTTCTCTACGCATATAGTGACGCTATTGATGAAAGTTATGAGAAAGGCGTTGTGAAAGGTGTTGAAAAAGGACGTGCCGATAGAGAAAAGGAAAGGGTTGAAGCTATAAAATCTTTACTTGTTCAAAAAGTTGCACCAGATGTTATTGCTAAGGCTTATGGAATTCCTGTTGAAACTGTTCTTAGTCTAAAAGAAAAGTAATCTGATAAAGAATGTGCAATGTGAGAGAATTTTGGGCTTTGACTCAAAGTGAAAAATCTGAAATTTTTATGCTTAATTCTCAAAATATTCGCGTTTGTCAGGTGCTGCACGGAATTGTGGGTGGCGGTTCTGAACAAGTTGTTTTGAACTACTGTTCGCGAATGCGCGACATTCATTTTGATTTGCTGTACCAGTACGAACCGAATCCGCAAATTTTGGAACGTTTCAACGAGGCTGGAATCAATTGCATTCAGATTCCAGACAAGGTGCATCATCCGCTAAAGCATCTATGGATGATGTATAAACTTTTTAAGCGTGGGCATTACGACGTTATTCATTGCCATTTAGATTGGTTTTTGAACAGCTATGTGTGCTTTATTGCAATGCTTGCCGGCGTGAAAAAACGCATTGCCCACCATCACCAGGCATATAGTGTAAGGTCCTTGAGTCAAGCCGAAGGGCCTAGAATAAGGTTGGTGAGCCTGCCGAACCACCTTATAAAGAAACTTCTTTGTTTTTTATTGCGTGTCCCTTGCAAACTTTTCGCGACGCATTGGCTAGCCTGTGGCGAGGCTGCTGCAATTAACGGATGGGGTAAAAATGCCGTAAAGAAAGGTAAGGTAACGATTCTCCCAAATGCGATTGACCCGGAACGATTTAAGTTTAGTGAATGCGCACGCCGTGAGATCCGCAAACAGTACGGAATAAAGGATGATGATTTTGTAATTGGACATGTGGGGCGATTCTATCCGCAAAAGAATCACAATTTTTTGATAGATGTATTTAGTGAGGTCCATAAGCAGAAACCGAATGCAAAATTGTTGCTACTCGGTGACGGACCTTTGCAAGATAATATTCGACAGAAAGTAGGATCTTTAGGTCTTGCAGAAGCTGTTGTATTTGCTGGACTCCAGAAAGATCCTGCTCCGTTCTATAGTGCTATGGATGTATTTGTTTTTCCGTCGTTATGGGAAGGGTTGCCGCTTACGCTCGTGGAAGCTCAATATTCGGGACTGCCGTGCGTGGTAAGTGAAAATGTGACGAAGGAAGTTTTTGTAACCAATTTTTATGACCAATTGAATTGTTTTAAATCGAAAATATGGAAGTCTTCTATAGTCTGTTTTGACTCTGTTAATAGATGCTGCGAAATTCAATCTTCTAAATATGATATAAATGTTCGTTATTGTGAACTGAAAAAAATATATGGGAAAAACTAAATGCAGTCTTTGAAGATTTCTTGCATTATACTGAATTACAATGATGCACTCACAACAATAAATTTGTTGGAGTGTATAAAAGATTATAGTATTTTAGATTTTATTGTTGTTGTTGACAATTGCTCTACAGATGATTCTTGGGAAAAGTTGTTAAGGTATAAGAACGAAAAAATTCACGTAATTAAGGCCCCTCAAAATGGAGGGTATGGAGCGGGAAATAATGTAGGTTTGCGTTATTCATCTGAAATCTTGAATGTGGACTATTCGATTATTGCCAATCCTGATGTTTTATTTAGCGAAGAGTGTATCCGCAAATTCCTTCAATCTTTTCTAGAGGATTTAACTGTTGCTGTTGTTTCTGCTAAACAGTCG
Encoded here:
- a CDS encoding Rpn family recombination-promoting nuclease/putative transposase; this encodes MESARKQFEGQKYLDPKCDPAFRALFDSEDALVNFLNAILHLDGENTIQSLTYTVQQEEIFRLPEPYRVKFDIGARTKAGKRIDVEMQQLKLNDYVDRMMIYNAFLLLRSKNDYNKEIDFRNLPDAQKKKYRYKLPEIYSIWILDYPVQFMENVYRDEVCLYNLSSVGKEGCVPISTKNKYIIVDLTKFNKPKDKLENDEDRWLYILKNAGSSSSLPEFDNPTFEDALRRIECDSANDELLIRQANMKDFLYAYSDAIDESYEKGVVKGVEKGRADREKERVEAIKSLLVQKVAPDVIAKAYGIPVETVLSLKEK
- a CDS encoding glycosyltransferase, whose protein sequence is MLNSQNIRVCQVLHGIVGGGSEQVVLNYCSRMRDIHFDLLYQYEPNPQILERFNEAGINCIQIPDKVHHPLKHLWMMYKLFKRGHYDVIHCHLDWFLNSYVCFIAMLAGVKKRIAHHHQAYSVRSLSQAEGPRIRLVSLPNHLIKKLLCFLLRVPCKLFATHWLACGEAAAINGWGKNAVKKGKVTILPNAIDPERFKFSECARREIRKQYGIKDDDFVIGHVGRFYPQKNHNFLIDVFSEVHKQKPNAKLLLLGDGPLQDNIRQKVGSLGLAEAVVFAGLQKDPAPFYSAMDVFVFPSLWEGLPLTLVEAQYSGLPCVVSENVTKEVFVTNFYDQLNCFKSKIWKSSIVCFDSVNRCCEIQSSKYDINVRYCELKKIYGKN